The Piliocolobus tephrosceles isolate RC106 chromosome 4, ASM277652v3, whole genome shotgun sequence genome contains the following window.
CCATCCCAGCTTTGTGGCAAGGGTGGGTGGCACTGAGCCAGATTGTGGGGATGAGGAGTGGAGGGCCAGGAAATTGCCAAAGTAACAGTCTAGGCACTTGAAATATTATTGTTAGAttgttaaaaactaaataaattaacatacatagaataaaataaatatataatttaagaggcatttacaaacaacaacaaaaatagttgTTATTTTTCCATCTGGGAAGAAGTCCCAAAATTCAGTTCTCAGGCTTGTGGTATTTCACAGTTAACTCATCAAATCCAGCGCTGGAGGCTCCCAATGGCAGATCCCTTGGTGGTACTTGAGTACATGGCTTCTCAATCTTTGTTGCTTTCTTCCAGTTCACAAATCTTTCCTTCTtgctctccttcttcttcttcttttttttttttttttcagtcaaagATCCTGGAGCATATGGAATTTAACCGGCATTCTAATCCAGAAGTAAGTGCTTAAACAAACTTATAAGGGGAAGTGGGGCTTGGTGGAGGGGAATCAGAAGGGCATGAAGGTCCcttgcttttgctttcttcttaCCCAGATACCATCAGACATACTCTGTTTGGCACTTGAAGGCTCTGGTATTTTGGCAAAGCAATTATGGGAGGCCCAATCTAGATGGCGACTGGGGACGAAGGAGTCTTTGTGGCTAGATGTGAAGTCTTTCCCCTCTGCAGTCTGAAATCACCTTGTGTCTTCTCAGAGGTAGCAGTCCCCAGCCGATTCCTAAAGCACAAAAGGAAGGCATTTAAAGCCAGGTCTAGTCTAAAGAGGTCTTAAGATTTTCCTGGTCcagtctttgttatttttaaactttttgagacggggtttcgctctgtctcccaggggaggggaggagaggggaagggaggggatgaGGGTGGGAGAAGCTGTCTTCTCAGGCATCTCTCTTAGGTGTCTCTCTAGCAACTTTTACCTTAAATGAAGCACTGAGTCTTTTTGAAAATagttctgcaatgggatattaatGTCACAGTGGCCTGGCCCCCAACCCCTCAATGAAAAATTCAGCGCCCACTGAAGCAGAGCCAGGAAAGGGGACAAAGGATAATCATGTCATGGGGCAAAGGATGGAGCATTACCTTGAGCACAAGTCTCTCTCAGTGGGAATTAGTCAAGCCCAACTtcactttctcttcattttccacaTCATAACCACCTCTCCTATGGTACCTGAGGAAGATAAGTTTTGTGAATAATCTCTGCCTGCTATGACAAAGTACAGGTCCAGAGCAGGTCCTTCCAAAGAActctgccatggtggtttcctctACTACTTGGAAAAGCCCAGACACAGTAAGGCAACCCAACCACTGGTCAAAGGCCCAACTGCCCTGAGGAACTCCTGTCTCTAACAGCAGGATGCAATTTACAGAGAGCTTTCACCTCATTTATGTGATCCTCACAACATCGTTATGAAGTAGGTGGACAAAGATTACGATCACTATAAGGTTACAATCCTCAGACAGATGAGTTACACTGCTTGAAAACAGGCATAGAGTGCTTGGTGGGTCTCCCCCGAGCTAGAGCATACCTGGATTAGAAGCAGGGCCTGAAGTGCAGATGCCTCGGGAGTGGAAGGATATACCACTAGCACCACCCACACCTTGACTACCAAACCACATACTAATGCCATCAAAGAACAGCTAGGAGAAAGAAATGTGTGACAAAGTGATTCCATGAGTGGGTAGTTGGGTCGCAGAGGCAGGAAAAGAACTCCTGTAAGGAGCAGAACCTGCTATGGCCTCGCAAATTTGACCCTGGGCTCTAGACATGGGACTTATGTCATGCCAGAAATACCAGGGTTTTGGAGAGTCTACACCCCGGAGCTAGCCCACGATTTGGAGAGATTGAGGGAAGTACATGTGATCATGAAGGAGAGggcccaggaggaggaagaatggGAGTGATTTGCAGAAGCAGTCTGCAGGGGACTCCAACACTCACCTAAACATGAGAAGCCCCACGATGACCAGCAGACAGACAGATGACAGCACCACGGCCACCACGGCCAGGATAGTTGTATGGTCATAGGTATATAAGCGATTTTCTACTGGGAGGCTCAACCCATGACACCTCTCTCCATGGTAACCCGGGTGGCAGCTAGttcaagaaaaaacaagaaggagATAGAGTTAGTGCTTTGGCCTCTCTCTCTTGGCAATGGCCCACCTGCATAAGCCAAACCCCATTCCTCATACCCTCAGCCTGTCAATCCCTGACCATGATCCCTGCCCATCCTCCATCCTTCTCCTCTAGTATAAAACCCTTTAAAGTGCCTCTGAAGGCTCTATAGCATTCCTCCCTCACTTGACACCCTCCCCTTTTCCATTTCCTCTGGTTCTCTGGGCTGAGAATCCTGTTCCAGGCACGGAAAAAGCAAGGGAGGACTTGAAGGCCTCAGTTAGATATGTTCCACGTGTGGCTGATTTATGACATGTGTGTTCAGGCGTTAAACCACTTATGAGGGCTTGGGCACAAGAGCTGGTAGGCTGAATTCAGGGATTTGTATCACTCCCTCCAGTGAGGCCCCTCAACATTCtgacccagaaataaacccagcCTTGCCCATTGTGCTTCCAGCATCCAGTCCCTCTCCACCGCTGCCCAGCCTATTAATAGGCCCTGTGCCTCTGCCAGGAGTCGTTTTTCTCAAGTTTCCTTCATTTAACTCCAGCTCCCCCTTGGTGCAGGGCCCAACTTGGGAGCTCAACTCTGGCCTTTGGCCTCTGAATGCTGAGCTACCAGGCCTCTTTCATCACAGGACAAACCAAACAAATCAAGTAACATCTTTCTGCCCAGCTGCCCTGCCAGAGCATGGAAGAATGTCAGAAACAATCCCTTGGCTCTCCTCACTCAAGAAATAAATCACATGGcaactgccttttctttttctttttctttttctttttttaagacagagccttgctctgtcgcccaggctggagggcaatggtgcaatcttggctcactgcaacctccacctcctggattcaagtgattctcctgactcagcctcccgagtagctgggataacaggtgcccactactacacccagctaatttttgtaattttttagtagagatggagtttcaccatgttagctaggctggtctctaatttctgacctcaggtgatccacccgcctcggcctcccaatgtgcagggattacaggcgtgagctaccgtacTTGGCTGGCAACTGCCttttctaacacaaagcatttcctTGAAGCTCTTAGAAAGACTCAGACATGCTTACAGTTGAAGAAGAACATTCACATCCTTTCCTTTATCTGAGCATCCCAGAGATCCTTTGATGTAGGTAggagccccattttacagaagggtgGAGTagttttcccaaggtcacacagcaaggcagAAACTAAGATGTAGCTGTAGACTGACTCTGAGCTCAGTGTGCTGCCCACTCACACCTGACAACTGCCTACCCTCCAGGCAGGGGGCACAGTGGCACTGTCTGGGGACTCTGGACCACCAGCTGCTGAAGGAAGCACCAAGAATCTGGTGGCCCTCTTTTCTGAGCTGTGATTTCTCTGGGAAGGAAGTGTTTTCTCTGGTGCCTCAGAACAAGGAATCCCTTCTTCCTGCGGACAGAGCACCAGGGAAGCTCCAAGAGACAGACTTGTCCACAACCGGCAGTGGCAGAGGGGCCAGGCTGGGTGGCACCGCATACTTGCCTTCCTGTCCTGTGCCTCTCCCTGCCCTAGTTCCTCCTGGGTACTTTGAGAAACCACCTCATTGCAGGATTAATGTAAATCAGGCCCACTATACACACAGCACAGTCCACAGTTCCTTGCCCCGCCTCTCCATGTATCTGTCCCATCAGCCCATGTAGGCATAAAAGCAACCCCTATCCTGCCAGGGCATGGAGGACACTTGCAGAAGCACCCCTGGAAAATCACTTGTGCACAGCAGTTTATCATTCACAAGCCACTAGCCTTATCTACCAGCTCAACTGAGCCTCCTAACATTCTGGTATGCAGGTACaaccccatcttacagatggaaAAGCTAAGATTGAGGGtcagagaaattaagtgattCACCAAAAGTTGCACAACTAGGAAGCAGCAGGGCTAAGACTAGGAACAAGTCTTGGCAGATTCCAAATTCATCATTCCTTCCACTCTGACCAATGCAGAACAGTGCAGGTAACTCCAAGAAAGCGTATCTGATAGGCTCCTGGGGGGCAGTCTGACCCTTCTCTCTGactatgttattattatttattactcaTAACttgaataataaagaataataacTAGCAATCATTGAAGGCTTACCATGAGCCAAGTACTTTGTGCTAACTGCTTTACaaggattatttcatttaaagccATCTCTGTGAAGGAGAAGTTACTAGCCCCATTTTAAAGACGGACTGAGGCTTAGCCTTTGTTAAATACCTTGCCCAGGGTTACAAAGCTGgtgagtggtagagccaggattcaaccCAGCAGTTTGGATGACTTCAGAGACTTTGCTTTCCCGGGAGGAGGGAAGCTGAAGTTGAATCTGTTTTTCACTTCCAGTCCATCATTCAAACTCCACAGGTAGTTACTCAGAAGATAGAAATAAAGTTTGGCCTCAGAGTCCCGCAATTCAGTTACATAATCCCTCCACCCCTACCCTGAGTCAAAAGGATAATAATGCAAACATCCTAATATTACCTACCTCCCCCTCCCTTTGCAGACAACTCCTGGCTTCcccagagagggagggggaaTGAGTACATTCCAAGCATCCCAGGGTAGGGGCAAAATTTTGTGTCTTGTCCAGAGCCAGCCACCATCAAACTAGGACACATTCTTCCCACCCATGTCTGTGACCCATTCCAGAACTTGTATTACAACAGATGCAAGAACCCTCTAGGGTCTAGAGACATCTTCCAATCTGGATTTCTCCACCTTTACCCCAGAAGGTGGAGGGGACACGTCTGGATGGAGGAGACTCAGAGTACATGAGTTCCAGACTGGTTCTGCTGCTATTTCTAGCCAGGTAATTTTGGGCAAGTCACGTTACCTTTCTAAACATTGGTTTCCTCATATAAAATACAGAGATAAGAAATGCCTACTTCACTAGAGTATTGTGAAAACATAAAATGAGGTAATACAAATGAAAGGGTTTAATAAAGGCCAAGTCCCACATTGTGTGAGTTTTTATACAATCAGACTCCAGAGGTTACTGCCCATGGCCTGAGAAATGGGGTACCCAAGTCAGATGGAGCCAAGAGAAGCGGGATCGCCATTCCTTCTTAGCACCTGGGCAGTGAGGCCAAGCAGAGCCCCATAGCCTATCTCTGCTCCAGCTCTGAGTCCTCCTCAGCCCAAGTGTCCCCAGGATTCCTCCAGCCACAGGAAACTCTGCAGCCAATTTCTGGGTCAGCAACCAGTCAGGAATCCCAGgaaactactctttttttttttgagatggagttttgctcttgttgcccaggctggagtgcaatggtgcgatctcggctcactgcaacctccgcctcctgggttcgagagagtctcgtgcctcagcctccctagtagctgagattacaggcacccgccaccatgcccagctaatttttgtatttttagcagagacggggtttcgctatgttggccaggctggtctcgaactcctgacctcaggtgattcacctgccttggcctcccaaagtgctgggattataggtgtgagccaccatgcccaggagAAACTACTCTTTGAGGGCAACTTTTGGCTGGTGACACAAAAAGGGTTTTCCTGTTCATGGCAGCTGCAGAGGGCTAGTTTAGGAAGCCGGGTAGCCTCAGTCTCACCACAGTAGCCTGGACACACCTGGGCTAGTGGTTCCTGGGTCTGGAGTCAAAGAAGAGCCACAAAAATCCCCAGATGAAGGTCCACAGATGTCACATTCCCCCAAACCAGGATTTCTGTCTTCTTGCTGCTTTCTGCCCTGAGTAGCAAGGGCAGGAGACAGTAGGGGACCCTCCCAGACATGCAATCAACCCCCTGAAAATCTGCCTaggaagtggtggctcacacttgtaatcccagaactttgggaggccaaggcaggtggattacttgaggccaggagttcaagaccagcctggccaacatggtgaaaccccacctccacacaaatttaaaaattagccagatgtgggggcgtgtgcctgtaacaccagctgctcaggaggctgaggcaggagaatcactttaatctgggaggcggaggttgcagtgagccgagattacgccactgcactccagcctgggtgacagagtgagacttcatctcaaaaaaaaaagggccaggtatggtggctcatgcctataatcccacactttgggaggttgaggcaggtggatcgcctgaggtcaggagttcaagaccagcctggccaacatggcaaaatcacatctctactaaaaatataaaaattattaattgggcatggtgacaggtgcctgtagtcccagtcacttaggaggctgaagcaggagaattgcttgaacccaggaggcagaggttgcagtgagccgagatcgcaccactgcaccccacccagcatgggagacagagtgagactctgtctcaaaaaaaaaaaggaaaagaaaaaagaaaaagaaaattctgcccAGGAAGCTAATGTAAAGTTTTCAAATCATATTGCTGTGCTCTTAGGCTAGTCAAAGAATAAGAGATCTCTAGGACAACAGCTGCCCTCTGCCCTTTATAAAATGCTGCTCCAATTCGATAAGGACAGATacaggaaagaaagatgaaagccaaCACCCAGTGCAGCCTGAGGGCATGAAAAGCATGCTGGACTAGGAGTCAGGTACCTGAGACACTGTCTTGTTTCCAACTACTTATTTAGCTATTGACCTCAGGCAAATTACTTCCTATTTTCTGGCTCCAGTTTCATCATCTTTCAAGCAGAGGTACCAAGTCCTGCCTACGCAGCAGAGGGCTTTTGGAAAATCCCAGGAAACTATATCTCTCCAGCTCCTAAAGTAGTGTCTGCCACTAAATAGGAGCTTAACATACCTGGGCTCAactcatattatatataaacactgAAACTCTGGGACAAAGGAGAGATGACATCATTATAGTTATCACTATCCCTAGGGACCACTGGGAAGGTGGCCGGGCACCCATATCAGGTTCTTTGGGTTTAGGTGGTCAGCTGAGTCCAGCTCTCCAGGAAGGCAGCCTTATATAGCCTCTCAACCACACAGTGCAGGCCCCACATCCATCCACCAAAATGCCCAGGACCAATCTGGTATAGATAGATTCCTGGCCTCAATCCACCTTGACTACTTGAGTCACCTTCCTCACCCTGTACTAACGATGCCATTTTGCAAATTTAAGACGAACATTTCCTGCCCTGTCCCAAGACCTTGGGAAGGATATATGGGGGCTTTCTATGCCACTCTTAAAGAATGCCTTCTAATACCAAGCTCCTGACAAGGATGTTACAGGAAAGGATGCACAAGTGACTGTGGACATGGTGGGGAGTGATGGGTCTGTCTGCCAGCTGCTAAATACAGGGCAGCTCTGCTATGTGTGATCAGACAAAACAAGGAAGCTTTAAAAAGCCAAGGGATCTGCACCAATCACCAGTAGAAGGGATTGCAGGCACCCCGCCTTCTTGACAGGCTGGAGGCAGTGTACACACAATAGTCTCTTGGCTCTGTCCAGAGTCTCCCCCTAAGGCCCCCAGAGCCTGCCTCCCCACAGGGAAGGGAACGGATGTTTGCAGCCTGACGTGGGGTATTGGCCTCAGGCACAGTGGCAACATTATGCCTGCCAGAGAGCATGGCAGTGCTGTCATCCCTGAGGGGTTGCCAAGGCAGCCGTTTGCTGGGTTTGGCTTAGGAGAGAGGCTAAGGAACCCACAGCCCCTCCGCCCACACACCTACCCAGGGAAGGGGTGATGTTGCCTGACCGGGGGCTGATGCCTGCTGGGTCAGGTTCCATTTCCTGTGAACCCTGCACAAAGGAATTGTTCTCCCACACCATGGCCAAAGGCCAGTACTCTCCATGTCCCCCACCTCCTGGCCCTTGCTGGggtaaggaagaagaaagagaggccTCAACCTGCCACCATGATGATCCCTCTCTGTACAGTCCTGCCATGCCTTACAATCAACCCACATTTGCACACTCACACGCACATAAACCCAAATACACACATACCTATACAACATGCATCCAAATGCACCTCCTACCTTCCCTCAGGAGCTCTACTCTGCCCACGAAGCCCACTCTGCCATGTTTCCTACTGGCTTCTCCCTCCCAGAGTACGGCATCAGGCAAGAATGAAGGGCCTGCCTTCAGGTGCCAGCTGTCCTAGCCACATGCTCATTTCTGGGCAAGCAGGAAATGTCCCTAAGGATTAAAGCACGTCACAAAACCATACCACAGGAAATTGCATCCTATAGGGGGGAGGGGGCTTCCGCtgactaaaaatatatttcctctcCTCCCAACTTCCTCCCAGAGGTTGAGAAGACACTGGGTGAAATTATGAATTCAAGGAACAGTGACAACGAGGAACAGCCACGTGGCTGACAAAGTATGCTGATGAGATTCAGCCCTGGGGAAGGGGCACTTACATGCAGGAGGGAGCCCGGAGCTCCTTCACATATTTGCATTCTCCGTGGATGCAGAAGTCCTTGTATTTCCGAAGACATGGGTCCCTCTTCTTCCCCAGTCCcttgcctttcttctttcttttcccgtGCTCCTCCTTGCTTGGTGTGGCCAGTGCTTGTGGCTTGGAGGATAAAGTGACTGTAGGAGAAAAG
Protein-coding sequences here:
- the LOC113224858 gene encoding proheparin-binding EGF-like growth factor translates to MKLLPSVVPKLLLAAVLSALVTGESLEQLRRGLAAGTSNPDPSTGSTDQLLPLGGGRDRKVHDLQEADLDLLRVTLSSKPQALATPSKEEHGKRKKKGKGLGKKRDPCLRKYKDFCIHGECKYVKELRAPSCICHPGYHGERCHGLSLPVENRLYTYDHTTILAVVAVVLSSVCLLVIVGLLMFRYHRRGGYDVENEEKVKLGLTNSH